The following proteins are encoded in a genomic region of Odontesthes bonariensis isolate fOdoBon6 chromosome 19, fOdoBon6.hap1, whole genome shotgun sequence:
- the LOC142369459 gene encoding uncharacterized protein LOC142369459 translates to MTGEKPYICGQCGAAFTQLGNLKTHQRIHTGEKPYSCGQCGAAFTRLCSLQKHQRIHSGEKPFICGQCRAAFTTLYDLKRHQRIHTGEKPYICGQCGAAFTQLSSLKTHQRSHSGEKPYSCGKCGEAFTKLCSLKKHQRSHTGEKPYSCGKCGEAFTKLCSLKKHQRSHTGEKPYSCGQCRAAFTTLSHLKTHQRIHTGEKPYSCCQCGAAFTELGHLKRHKRSHTGEKPYSCGQCGAAFTQLGNLKTHQRIHSGEKPYSCGQCGAAFTRLCSLKKHQFSHTGEKPYICGQCGAAFTESGHLKRHQRIHTGEKPFICGLCRAAFTESGHLKRHQRIHTGEKPYSCGQSRQITLSGAVTGPRWPPQVTAMLMDVHMSAVRLPAEALLTRAEAFSFVALDLSSTIVLKAFLPGMIQTDYTEWSGDRSKMAAPTT, encoded by the exons atgacag gagagaagccatacatctgtggtcagtgtggggcagctttcactcagttaggtaatctaaagacacaccaacgtattcacacaggagagaagccatacagctgtggtcagtgtggcgcagctttcactagattatgtAGTCtacagaaacaccaacgtattcactcaggagagaaacctttcatctgtggtcagtgtagggcagctttcactacattatatgatctaaagagacaccaacgtattcacacaggagagaagccatacatatgtggtcagtgtggggcagctttcactcaattatctagtctaaagacacaccaacgtagtcactcaggagagaagccatacagctgtggtaaGTGTGGAGAAGCTTTCACTAAATTATgtagtctaaagaaacaccaacgtagtcacacaggagagaagccatacagctgtggtaaGTGTGGAGAAGCTTTCACTAAATTATgtagtctaaagaaacaccaacgtagtcacacaggagagaagccatacagctgtggtcagtgtagggcagctttcactacattatctcatctaaagacacaccaacgtattcatacaggagagaagccatacagctgttgtcagtgtggggcagctttcactgaattgggtcatctaaagagacacaaacgtagtcacacaggagagaagccatacagctgtggtcagtgtggggcagctttcactcaattaggtaatctaaagacacaccaacgtattcactcaggagagaagccctacagctgtggtcagtgtggggcagctttcactagattatgtagtctaaagaaacaccaatttagtcacacaggagagaaaccttatatctgtggtcagtgtggggcagctttcactgaatcaggtcatctaaagagacaccaacgtattcacacaggagagaaacctttcatctgtggtctgtgtagggcagctttcactgaatcaggtcatctaaagagacaccaacgtattcacacaggagagaagccatacagctgtggtcagt CCAGacagattacactgagtggAGCGGTGACCGGTCCAAGATGGCCGCCCCAGGTTACAGCCATGTTAATGGATGTCCACATGTCAGCTGTCAGGCTGCCAGCAGAGGCCCTGCTCACCAGAGCTGAGGCCTTCTCCTTCGTCGCCTTGGACTTGTCCTCCACTATTGTCCTCAAGGCCTTCCTACCTGGAATGAT CCAGacagattacactgagtggAGCGGAGACCGGTCCAAGATGGCCGCCCCGACAACCTGA
- the LOC142369457 gene encoding uncharacterized protein LOC142369457 — translation MSMKRRAQEGSRWHCCKDCGKVIKRSYLRNHQRIHTGEKPYSCGQCGAAFTQLGSLKKHQRIHTGDKPFICGQCGAAFTQLGHLKTHQRIHSGEKPFICGQCGAAFTQLGHLKTHQRIHSGVKPFICGQCGAAFTELGSLKKHQRIHTGEKPYSCGQCGAAFTQLGSLKKHQRIHTGEKPFICGQCGAAFTQLGSLKKHQRSHSGEKPFICGQCGAAFTQLSNLKKHQRSHSGEKPFSCGQCGAAFTALSDLKRHQRSHSGEKPFSCGQCGAAFSQLSHLKRHQRSHTGEKPFSCGQCGAAFTRLDSLKKHQRSHTAEK, via the exons ATGTCGATG aaacgtagagcccaagagggatccagatggcactgctgtaaggactgtgggaaagttatcaaacgatcatATCTGAGGAATCATCAGAGaattcatactggagagaagccatacagctgtggtcagtgtggggcagctttcactcaattaggtagtctaaagaaacaccaacgtattcacacaggagataaacctttcatctgtggtcagtgtggggcagcttttactcaattaggtcatctaaagacacaccaacgtattcactcaggagagaaacctttcatctgtggtcagtgtggggcagcttttactcaattaggtcatctaaagacacaccaacgtattcactcaggagtgaaacctttcatctgtggtcagtgtggggcagctttcactgaattaggtagtctaaagaaacaccaacgcattcacacaggagagaaaccatacagctgtggtcagtgtggggcagcgttcactcaattaggtagtctaaagaaacaccaacgtattcacacaggagagaaacctttcatctgtggtcagtgtggggcagctttcactcaattaggtagtctaaagaaacaccaacgtagtcactcaggagagaaacctttcatctgtggtcagtgtggggcagctttcactcaattatctaatctaaagaaacaccaacgtagtcactcaggagagaaacctttcagctgtggtcagtgtggggcagctttcactgcattatctgatctaaagagacaccaacgtagtcactcaggagagaaacctttcagctgtggtcagtgtggggcagctttcagtcaattatctcatctaaagagacaccaacgtagtcacacaggagagaaacctttcagctgtggtcagtgtggggcagctttcactagattagatagtctaaagaaacaccaacgtagtcacactgcagagaaatga